The segment TCTGGGGTTTGTGATCCAGCTCCGGTGTCGTTACAGACCAGAAGTGGATGTGTTTTAGATTCAAGATCTGATTTTAACTCTGCATTGGCCTCAACAGACAGAAGCTGCAGTGACGACTGTGATGAGACGAGAAGAGAAATGGAAAACGGTGACGACCAAGGTGAGATGTCAGTGGTTCAGGGGATTTGTCTGTGATTCTGTGGTAATGTCGATGTGTTTAGTCAGAGCAGGTTTAAATGGTCAGAATCTCTTTGTTAAAAccagtttttaaatgtgttcctGTCCCTTGTTATTAATGCagtatgattattattttcagtgatgtcacagagaGTTTGGTGAAGACATGAGCTCATCGAACACATTTCGATGGAATCCTCTTTCAACGCCGTAGAGCTCCGGGAGCTGCGGGGCGGAGGAGGCCGGCGAGGCGTGTCTCCGACGCGGGTCTCGGCGCCCTGGACAGCGGTCGCAGTGGGCAGCTCCGCCCGAGGCTTCGAGAACGGCTCCTACCAGCAGGACGAGGAGCAaaaccaccaccagcagcagcaggaggagcagcaggaggaggaggtgagctgCCCGCCTTCAACTTCAGGCAACAGCAAGGTCAGTTTGGTGTCTTTCTACagacggtaaataaagatggacgaggtgacggctccccaaaagtgaagccaaagtctatcgccccctggtggctggctgtcgTACATGCCAtaatccctgcctcctccatgttaacagatgggacatggaccaaactaaactcaaagatggattctgtcattttaggttgttctcaGTATCAAACTGATTCATGTTTAAGTCTCCATGTTACTGGTCAaaatggttttaattggttatttgatgatgtattAATGGTGcgaaacttcatgattgacatctCACACTGAGTCATGATTGGTCGACGGGACCTCGTTACCACGGATCATCATTTTAGCAGTTTTAAAATTGAAACTGTTTGCCGAGCATGAAGttaaaaaactatttgtttCATCAGCTACTTGAGTTTTTGGTTTATCTCATTGGGACTAAAATATTTAACAGCCACGTTTAATCGCTGATTAAACGTGGCTGTTAAATACAAATGAGGtactccttccttccttccttccttccttccttccttcttccctccctctcatcccttcttccttccttccctccctcctctcagcatcagcatcaggaGCTCTGCCCTCAGTCGtacgatgaggaggaaggaggaggagcgcAGGAGGACGGAGGACAGGACTTCACCGAGCTAAACCCGGCCGACGACCACTCTGCGGATTACGGCTTCGTCTTCGCCCTGGTGTTCCTGGTGAGCGGGATCGTCCTGGTGGTCATCGCCTACACCATCCCCAGAGAGGCCAAGGTGGACCCGGACTCGGTGTCGGCCCGGCAGATGGAGAAGCTGGAGATGTACTACGCCCAGCTGGGCTCCCACCTGGACAAGTGCATCATCGCGGGCCTGGGCCTGCTGACCCTGGGGGGGATGTTCCTGTCCGTGCTGCTCATGGTGTCCATATGCCGCGGCGAGATGTACCGACGTCGGGCAGCATTCATACGACCCAAGAGGACTTACGGCTCCATCAACCTGAGGATGAAGCAGCTGGCGACAGGAGAGGCCGGAGAGGGCGGGGACGGAGGGGAGGAGTTTCTGGTGGAACACGCAGAGACTCGGAAAAACATTCAACCGGGGGCGAGCCGGGACTCCAAATCTGAACCGAGCAGAAACCCTCCGagtgcttcttcctcttcttcttcttcagctgctgcacacgGACTCAACTAGCTGTGCGTTACCGTGCTGCCTTCCTCCGAGTGAGCGCTCAGCTGCAACATGGGGATGCAAAATGCAGATGGGTGCAGATCCCCCATTTGTGCTGAGAGAAGCTCGTCCCCAGCACAAGACTTTGGGCTGCAGCAGCCCGGCTTCAACCCAGCATTGTGGGATGAAGGTAAACCGAGTTAATGGGTTATTTATTCTCACCGATCGCATAAGGGATGTATAACGAGGGAGGCTGGACCCCACAGAAGATGAGCGGTAAGCCTGGATAACAGCCTGGTTGTACATCACAGATTAGAGCTGCTTTAGAAATCCTTGTATGTTTGGAGGTTTACAGGAACAAGCACATTGACTGAACCTGGTGGTCGGGCGAACACAGAAAGTTAGATCAACACTTCACTGAGAGTCTGGTGTTCCATACTCAGATCTAAACATGTTTTCAATCCTAATCACAAGATTCTCACAGAtgttaaatgtgaaaatcaCTGGAAATCAACGTCAGTCACTGGACAGCAAatgttgtttcattattttataaagTAAATGTGAAGCTGTGGTGCTCACTGGCCTGCAAATACACTGAggcagcattttaaaaaataatatttctctCCCCTGTGACATTTACACTCATCACCAGCATCAGAGATAAACGaacaataatcattttaaagtttattcagtttaaatcTGCATTAAGCAACGTTTCGGATTCATTGAGTGAATTGGAAAAGAACGACGATTGGATTCATTAACTTTCTTCTTGTTATATTATTAGTTATATATTTTTCACGAAAGTATGAATTTAGTTCAAAATATTATGATCTCACATCTTTTGTCTCAGAACATGAGGACCTCATTATGACTTCATTCCTGATATACAACAAATAACTTTTATCGTATTAGTTTGATCTCGAATTTTTcgtgaaaataacaaaaaccttttctggtgaaattaaattaaaattgaattttcTCAATTTGTTTCCGAACATTGCTCCTCTCACTTACAACCCAGATACCTGAAGACGAACAAATCCATAAATAAGTGAAAAATctagaaaatacaaatactggCAACTCTGCTAAGTCTCTAAATTTAAGTCTTAAAAGTTTACAAATTTAACAAGAAAGTTGGAAAGTTCGCAGAGTGAGTTTCTGTTTTGGGATTTTTGTGCCTCTTTGGGGTGAAAAATTGCTTAATGCAGCTTTAACCTCCTGTATTTCATTTACCTCTGAAAATgcctgaggagcagcagcagttcaatTCACCAACAATACaaacaggtttttttaaatatggatGCAGAGACACGTGGGAGGAGACGATGAGCGAAGTGAAGTGAGTCACTGTGGACAGGGTGACATTACCCAGAAAGCACCAGGAGAGCTCTTCCCGTctgtattttgtttctttttttcaccaAACGACAGATTTTGCCGCAAATCAATTTCGTTTTTCTAACAGTGAAGACGAAGGTAAAAATATCACTCGAGGAGGATAAATCCGTTAAATGGAATCATTGACAGAAGAGACAGTGATGAAATCAGTGACGCGAAGGTGTGAACGTCGGCTCCTCACTTATTTAACACTTTCACTGCCGGGAGCTGAAGGTCATGAATCACACACAAGCGGCAAAATCTCCAAATGATCACGTCTCATTTCTCGTGTCTCATCCTGCATCACTCAAAACTGTTGAAAGCTGAAATTAATCTGAAAAGTCCATAAAAACATAACTGAGGTCTGGACAATAGATAGAAAAATAGCAGTGGCTTCATTTAGGTGTCGCGTGTCTTTGTCTCTATCTGACTGATGCTCAGGCCATTAACATGGAGAAGAAGCTGGTTTcgactgaacctttaatgacgcacttatttgtattatatgtaAACAGATGTTATTTATGTCATGTAAGGATACAAGAAGCCTTaatgagtaaacacacactgtaaagtCTATATACACAAATGTTATTACGCTGATGTATTAAAGTATGTATAGTGAGCCAATTAGCCAAGGGTTatgtagccacacacacacacacacacacacacacacacacacacacacacaaacatgctaaTTCTGAGCTCTTTATTAAAGTATGTACCAGATTCACAGTACAAATAAgctgtaaatacacatgtataCGTTTCGGATGTAGAGGACCAGCAAAAGCTAAAACGCTCAGAAACCAAAATGCGCAACGCAGGTATGAAAATTAGGAAACCTCATCACGGCCGGAACTTTCTATCATTTCTTCAATTAAGTTGAGATTCATTTATTAACAAACAACCATAGTAATGTAATAGAATTTAATGGTTAGTAGATATTAGAGCtgcacattttaatgatttcaaTTATCAATTAATCCATTGCTGcttaaaaatatcaaaataaaaaagcccAAGTTGACATATTTAAATAACGTGTTCTGTTCGAGTGATTGTCCCAAAACCAAAGATATGATTGAGTTCAacatggaaaacaaagagaaccAGCACAGAGCTCTTCTATCCAGTACAGATCTTTAATCTAATCTGTTGATGGTTCCAGTTGTGGAAACCGttgcaaaatatttttctctaaATCAATTAACCGAGTGTCATTGTTATACTTTACTTTTTGATCAGATAATCTCatataatatagaatataatagaataaatgtattatttgctttaaaaatgactaaaatcatgaatttatatttttttgccGATCCCCTAAATGTTGCAGCTCTAGTAGATAAAATGcaaactgtaaattaaatgtGGCTTTACCACAATATTCTGCTGGAAATTAAGATATAATTTAATTTCCCCTCAAACTCATTTACTTGGTGataatgtataaaaaaataagtgACGACAGTATTATTTGGTGgagatgtttaaatatataatgagGACCAGGGATGTTTCTTATTGGTCGGAACTGTTCTATCATCTCTGGCGCAGCTCGTTAACCTCGTGGTGTCACTGGACGGTCACAGGTTCGATTCCCTGCCACCGTCTGTCTCTGCTGATGTGTCCTTGAGTTTCATCCATCAGAGCCGAAGCCttctgctgttcacacacatCAAATCACATCACAATATCCAAATCCATTCACCTCTCAGCAAATTAGAGTGAAGTCAAAGaggtgttgttttcatttgaggAGCCAACACTTTTTCAAAAACTATAGTAAAACTAGTAAAATGCACTTGTGGTGCCTTCAGGTGATCCTTGGATTGGTTGTCACTGTTTTTATAAAGTCGACTAAcatcctttttgtttgttggtatTCGTGTAGAACCCAAAACAAATTCACAAACCCTCTCTCGGATGGTCGGAGCGTTGTGGTGATCACTCGTCACCAACTGGTGCAGAGTGTGGACGGGGACTCTGTGGACGAAGTTTTAGCTGCTGACACCAGCTGtaaaacaaatagaataaaaaagagCACAAAGCTATTATCCTCTCAGTCAGAtacatattaataaataatatgaatccTGAACTTCTTTGCAAAATCTCACGTGAATCAAAACATTTCCCTGCTGTTGTTGGTTTTGCTCACCAGGTCAAGTTGTTGTTTCCGAGGTTGTTCCATTAGTTTATTGAAGCCTGTGTTTGGTGCAGGATTATGTGGCTGACGGATGTTCCCGGCTTCTGTTCTCATGTGGCTCGCTCGCTCCACCTCAGCTCAGTTCACTTCTCTCCGCACAGATCTGGATTTTCTGACTCTGCGTTTTCAAACCGACCCAAACAAGATTCCCACTGTTACTCTGAAAAAAGCAGTGCCTTGCTTTCAGGCACGGCTGTTTAGGTTGAGCACAAAGATCCATTCACAGAAACAGCTGCATGGAGATTttcatgtcttgttttattGCTGATTCTTATTTCGAGTGACGTACAAactccactgcagcagcttaGATCTGCAGATCAAGCCAAACGGTGTGAGTGAGAAACCGGATGAGAGGTGATGGGAGTCAGAGGAGGTTTCTGTGTGAGCGGGAAGTCGATGCAGCAGAGTCGCTGGATGACGTGAGCGGATTCTTGAAGAGATGCATGTTTAACTTGTGGGGGAAGACGAGTTGTGACTGTGCATGAAGCTGAAGACTTTGAACGACTCATTCAGGACGAGAGGAAACAGACACGACTCAGATTAAGGTTCGAACCAGCGTGAAAAAGAGTCGAGTCCGTTTTTCTGCTTCAGGCTGCAGGTCCTCGTCAGTTTGGGAAACAACACGAGAGAAGCGAAGCTTGTTGCTGCTGGTCGACATCACACAGACGCTCAGAGCTGAAAAGCTTTTTAGAGTTTCACTTCATGGATCAACTGATTCGCTCTCCAGATGTTGGGGAGAGCGATTGTGTGGCTCCAGATGTTGGGGAGAGCGATTGTGGGCCTCCAGCTGTTGGGGAGAGCGATTGTGGGGCTCCAGATGTTGTGGAGAGCGATTGTGGGCCTCCAGATGTTGTGGAGAGCGATTGTGGGGCTCCAGATGTTGTGGAGAGCGATTGTGGGGCTCCAGATGTTGTGGAGAGCGATTGTGTGGCTCCAGATGTTCTTGCATGGTGTCGGATAAACATCTTCAAGTGCTGCTGAAGACTGAAAGTTAAACTAAATCTTGGACCTGAGAGAAGATGGTcagagctctgcagcagctccaggacaCAACAGCTGCCGATAACCTTCACCTCACatggtttaaaatgtaaattatgagACGCCGGCAGAGACGTTGGCTGAACAGAATTACTGACGTAACAGTTTGGCTGCTGCACcacttgtttacattttctaccATTATTCCCATTTGATGTTGGATGAATGTCGATggttgagttgcattgtgggtaatacAGGTGGCAGGTACAAGGAAGTAGAATGTGTAAGATGATAAAAGCTCTGGttggtgttttttgttgtttgcgtGTGCAGCAgtttcacagacattttaaagagtAAGATACAAACTCTGGGTTAAAGCATCATAGAAAATTCTCTGTTACACATTATCTGTGGAAGTAGATTTACAGACTCTGTAATTTCTCATCATCACCACGACGATCGTCCTAATTCTGGGAAATATAATCATGAAACAAATGTCTGTGATTTTCTGCCACGGGGGGGTGTCTCGGTCAAAGCTCAAAGGGTTTAGAAGACAAATGATGAAGCTGTTTCTGTCCAGCTCCTATGGAAGGTCTTTGTCGTCGGGTACTGATCCATCATGCGCTTGCATCTGCTTTCCTTCAGCAGACTGAGGGTCGGCAGCTGGAGTCAGTGAAGTCGAGAGAAAGCAGAGTAAAGTGTAAAGTTTCCGTCTCTCACGTAAGGTCAACAAGCAGAGAatcatttcagaggaaaagagCAAATCCACGTTCCGCTTCTTCTGTGACGTGTTTGAATGTCAAGACCAAAGTCGAGCACCTCGGCCAAAGACGGAGAAAATCAATCTTTATTCTGTCGGCAGCGCGATGACTCCGTTACCATAGAAATAGTCTATTTATATCAAGGATGGTTGGTGGATCAGCTCTCGGATGACACAGAAAGTCCTTGTGAGGACGCGGCCGCAGAGGACGGTCATCGTGGGGTTTTACTACAACTCATCCAGAGGTGGACGTAGATGTCCTCCGTCTTTAGATCTATTCCCCCTTATCTCAGCTGCATCTCTGTAAGGCCATATTGAAGAAAAGACAATTCttagattttgagaataaagttgtgataTTACCAGAATAAACTTATAATTTAAGTATCTATAATTATGactttttctcataatattgcAACTTTCATCTTGTAAAGGTTATTTTGTAGTCCGACTTTGTTATTGTAAAATTATGACTTCATTTAtgactgtgtgtctgactcTCTGTATAAAAAAGATTTACCCTGAAATTATtatgttaatataaaatatagaaaaagcTTGTGATCTATATCCTCCATGAATTTACCAAA is part of the Hippoglossus hippoglossus isolate fHipHip1 chromosome 5, fHipHip1.pri, whole genome shotgun sequence genome and harbors:
- the tmem74b gene encoding transmembrane protein 74B, with the protein product MESSFNAVELRELRGGGGRRGVSPTRVSAPWTAVAVGSSARGFENGSYQQDEEQNHHQQQQEEQQEEEVSCPPSTSGNSKHQHQELCPQSYDEEEGGGAQEDGGQDFTELNPADDHSADYGFVFALVFLVSGIVLVVIAYTIPREAKVDPDSVSARQMEKLEMYYAQLGSHLDKCIIAGLGLLTLGGMFLSVLLMVSICRGEMYRRRAAFIRPKRTYGSINLRMKQLATGEAGEGGDGGEEFLVEHAETRKNIQPGASRDSKSEPSRNPPSASSSSSSSAAAHGLN